The following coding sequences are from one Musa acuminata AAA Group cultivar baxijiao chromosome BXJ1-6, Cavendish_Baxijiao_AAA, whole genome shotgun sequence window:
- the LOC135676557 gene encoding acyl-CoA-binding domain-containing protein 6-like — MATARASSGLAYPERFYAAASYAGFGGSPDSSAPAGGVSRFQNDVTLLLYALYQQATVGACTVPKPRAWNPVEQSKWTSWHGLGNMASTEAMRLFVKILEEEDPAWYSKAPELTAEPIINVETLKTELEPAAASASGNGDSLPKTKTVSAENGLLLETQDKDVITEGIGSVGIYDQWVAPSVSGQRPKPRYAHGAAVLRGKMYIFGGNHNGRYLNDIQVLDLKNLTWSRIEARELSGSLDSSAIASVSPCAGHSLIPWGNKILSIAGHTKDPSEMISVKEFDPQTCLWSNLKTYGKSPISRGGQSVTLVGNTLVMFGGEDAKRSLLNDLHILDLETMTWDDIDAIGIPPSPRSDHAAACHADRYLLIFGGGSHATCFNDLHVLDLQTMEWSKPKQQGVNPGPRAGHAGITVGDNWFIAGGGNNKNGVSETLVLNMATLVWSVVMTVQGRVPLASEGLSLVTSTHKGEDFLVSFGGYNGRYSNEVYVLKPSHVSDLQSRIIDGSVSDTIAAMLPTTDASRDMEPEIEPAQDKKIKEIVMENGDSEPLNIRNEVTIRLVEALKAEKGELEGTLNKEQLQMLQLKQEFNDAESRNIELTKELQSVRGQLAAEQSRCFKLEVDIVELRQKLQAMETLEKEVELLRRQKATSEQAALSTHQRQSSGGMWGWLAGSAPDQSGP; from the exons ATGGCCACAGCCAGGGCGAGCTCCGGCCTCGCTTACCCCGAGAGATTCTACGCGGCCGCCTCCTACGCCGGTTTCGGCGGGTCTCCCGACTCCTCCGCCCCTGCAGGCGGCGTTTCTAGGTTTCAGAACGACGTCACTCTCTTGCTCTACGCTCTGTACCAGCAG GCAACTGTTGGAGCTTGCACTGTTCCAAAACCTAGAGCCTGGAATCCCGTGGAGCAGAGCAAATGGACAAG TTGGCATGGACTTGGAAACATGGCTTCGACAGAAGCAATGCGTCTCTTTGTGAAAATTTTGGAG GAGGAGGATCCTGCTTGGTATTCCAAGGCTCCTGAATTGACAGCAGAACCTATTATTAATGTTGAAACACTT AAAACAGAACTGGAGCCAGCTGCTGCATCAGCTTCAGGAAATGGAGATTCCTTACCCAAGACTAAAACTGTTTCCGCAGAAAATGGTCTTCTGTTGGAGACACAGGACAAGGATGTAATAACAGAGGGTATTGGCTCAGTTGGTATTTATGACCAATGGGTTGCACCTTCAGTATCTGGACAACGCCCTAAGCCTCGTTATGCG CATGGAGCAGCTGTTCTGCGAGGAAAAATGTATATTTTTGGTGGAAATCACAATGGCCGTTACCTTAATGATATCCAG GTTCTGGACCTGAAAAATTTGACATGGTCAAGGATAGAAGCCAGAGAATTATCAGGGTCCTTGGATTCTTCAGCCATTGCTTCGGTTTCTCCCTGTGCTGGCCATTCCCTG ATTCCCTGGGGAAACAAAATTTTATCTATTGCTGGGCACACAAAGGATCCATCTGAGATGATTTCAG TGAAGGAATTTGATCCGCAAACCTGTCTATGGTCGAATTTAAAGACATATGGGAAATCACCG ATTTCCCGTGGAGGCCAATCAGTTACACTTGTTGGAAACACATTAGTTATGTTTGGTGGTGAAGATGCTAAGAGATCTCTTCTGAATGACTTGCACATACTTGACTTGGAAACTATGACTTGGGATGATATTGATGCTAT AGGCATACCTCCTTCTCCAAGATCTGATCATGCTGCTGCTTGCCATGCTGACCGGTATCTATTGATTTTTGGTGGTGGGTCTCATGCCACATGCTTTAATGATCTGCATGTTCTTGATTTGCAGACT ATGGAATGGTCAAAACCAAAGCAGCAGGGTGTAAATCCAGGCCCACGAGCTGGCCATGCAGGCATAACAGTTGGGGACAACTGGTTCATTGCTGGTGGTGGTAATAATAAGAATG GTGTCTCTGAAACTCTTGTCCTGAACATGGCCACATTAGTCTGGTCAGTTGTTATGACAGTTCAAGGGCGTGTGCCTCTTGCTAGTGAG GGACTCAGCTTGGTGACAAGCACCCACAAGGGAGAAGATTTTCTTGTTTCATTTGGAGGTTATAATGGGCGTTATAGCAATGAG GTTTATGTCCTCAAGCCAAGCCATGTATCAGATTTACAGTCAAGGATAATAGATGGTTCTGTGTCAGACACTATTGCTGCAATGCTTCCTACAACAGATGCTAGTAGGGATATGGAACCTGAGATTGAACCAGCTCAAGATAAAAAGATTAAAGAAATTGTGATGGAGAATGGTGATTCAGAGCCTCTG AATATCAGAAATGAGGTTACAATAAGACTTGTGGAAGCCCTGAAGGCAGAGAAAGGGGAGTTAGAAGGAACACTTAACAAGGAACAATTACAAATGCTCCAACTTAAGCAAGAGTTCAATGATGCTGAGTCGAGGAATATTGAACTAACAAAG GAACTTCAGTCAGTTCGTGGTCAGCTTGCTGCTGAACAGTCCAGGTGTTTTAAACTTGAG GTGGACATTGTGGAGCTACGACAGAAGTTACAAGCAATGGAAACGTTAGAGAAGGAAGTGGAGCTGCTTCGGAGGCAGAAGGCTACTTCGGAACAGGCAGCTTTGAGCACTCATCAGAGGCAGAGTTCTGGTGGGATGTGGGGTTGGCTTGCTGGGAGCGCACCCGACCAGTCTGGCCCTTAA
- the LOC103988614 gene encoding pollen-specific leucine-rich repeat extensin-like protein 3: MEACGHSLLFLFLLLCFSSLSNVEAASIIHRQLLALSKKEDLSDDFEIDVNIANPRLHRAYIALRAWKKAMYSDPYNFTDNWIGPDVCSYHGVFCTTAPDDPSINVVAGVDLNSADIAGYLPAELGHLTDAALLHINSNRFCGIIPQNISHLKLLYEFDVSNNRFVGPFPDVVLRLPSLKYLDLRFNDFEGALPSALFDLELDAIFLNDNHFSSQMPYNFGNSKASVIVIANNKIRGCIPNSIGKMAATLNELVLMNNVLSGCLPPEIGLLRNATVVDLSWNSFAGVLSKSLEGLTKVEQLDVSHNMLTGVVPGTLCRMPNLVNFHFSYNFFKGEAEECVPMSTESTAVLEDKSNCLADRPAQKSAKMCAPVVSRPVDCGRSKCGSSSPVKPSPVERVRSPPPPVHSPQPPPVRSPPPSSVHSPPPPVHYLPPPVYSPPSPSINSPPRPIHSPPPPGHHHSLPPLPSHSEAVPPIGGLSYASPPPPFYPGYN; the protein is encoded by the exons ATGGAGGCTTGCGGCCACTCCCTCCTTTTCCTCTTTCTCCTGCTTTGTTTCTCTTCCCTCTCTAATGTCGAGGCTGCCTCCATCATACACCGTCAGCTTCTGGCCCTCTCGAAGAAGGAAGACCTTTCCGACGACTTTGAGATCGACGTCAACATCGCCAATCCCCGCCTCCATCGCGCCTACATTGCTTTGAGGGCATGGAAAAAGGCCATGTACTCTGACCCCTACAACTTTACCGATAACTGGATCGGTCCCGACGTGTGCAGTTATCATGGTGTCTTCTGCACCACAGCACCTGATGACCCCTCAATCAATGTCGTTGCCGGCGTTGACCTTAACAGTGCCGATATTGCCGGGTACCTCCCTGCAGAGCTTGGCCATTTGACCGATGCCGCCCTCCTCCACATCAACTCCAATCGCTTCTGCGGCATCATCCCCCAAAACATCTCTCATCTCAAACTCCTCTATGAGTTCGATGTTAGTAACAATCGCTTCGTCGGCCCGTTCCCGGACGTTGTCCTTCGCCTACCATCGCTTAAGTACCTCGACCTTCGGTTCAATGACTTCGAAGGAGCATTACCGTCGGCACTCTTCGATTTGGAGCTCGACGCTATATTCTTGAATGACAACCATTTCAGCTCTCAAATGCCTTATAATTTTGGCAACTCCAAAGCCTCCGTCATCGTCATCGCCAACAACAAGATCCGTGGCTGCATTCCAAATAGCATCGGCAAGATGGCGGCCACCCTCAACGAGCTTGTTCTGATGAACAATGTGCTTAGTGGATGTTTGCCGCCGGAGATTGGGCTGTTGAGAAATGCGACGGTGGTGGACTTGAGCTGGAACTCTTTCGCTGGCGTGCTGTCGAAGAGCTTGGAGGGTCTGACGAAGGTGGAGCAGTTGGACGTGTCGCACAACATGCTGACGGGCGTCGTCCCGGGGACGCTCTGCCGGATGCCGAACCTCGTCAACTTCCACTTCTCGTACAACTTCTTCAAGGGCGAGGCGGAGGAGTGCGTGCCGATGTCGACGGAGTCCACGGCGGTGCTCGAAGACAAGAGCAATTGCCTGGCGGATAGACCAGCACAGAAATCCGCGAAGATGTGTGCCCCGGTGGTGAGCCGCCCGGTCGATTGCGGTCGCTCCAAATGCGGGTCGTCTTCTCCGGTGAAACCG TCACCCGTAGAACGAGTGCGCTCTCCACCTCCTCCGGTCCACTCTCCACAACCTCCACCGGTCCGCTCTCCACCACCTTCTTCGGTCCATTCACCACCACCGCCGGTCCACTATCTACCTCCTCCCGTTTATTCACCACCATCTCCATCGATCAATTCACCACCACGTCCAATTCACTCTCCTCCGCCTCCTGGCCACCACCACTCACTACCACCGCTACCTTCTCACTCCGAAGCCGTACCACCGATAGGGGGATTGAGCTATGCGTCTCCACCTCCACCCTTCTACCCAGGATACAATTGA